A genome region from Cucumis sativus cultivar 9930 chromosome 4, Cucumber_9930_V3, whole genome shotgun sequence includes the following:
- the LOC101222235 gene encoding uncharacterized protein LOC101222235 — MEVAVPSPSRDYHFHGGRSRVSTIPTTNVFGNYFYSAPSSPMRMSEFDRGFNESQSSRKDEPEMEDEDFAFDICQQLEATTLSADELFDDGKIRPLETPPQSPISQQNKIFQNTYSTERRKGPTETINEKTERKKEQKRGRGRNPALSSSASRRAVRSLSPNRVSSSPWDEKQLRLTPGSPATGTNSNTTSSKGSRRWRLRDLFRSASEGRGTGKDPLRKYSTVHKKPEEVKHMSIKFNHSRNGPVSVYEPHFSLNKAASEDKKKTFLPYKGILGGLLFNPAAHMHTNFRSNR, encoded by the coding sequence ATGGAGGTGGCAGTACCATCGCCAAGCAGGGATTACCATTTCCATGGTGGTAGATCTAGGGTCTCGACTATTCCAACAACTAACGTTTTTGGAAACTACTTCTACAGCGCACCCTCTAGTCCAATGCGCATGTCTGAATTTGATAGGGGCTTTAATGAGTCGCAATCTTCCCGAAAGGATGAACCAGAAATGGAGGATGAAGATTTTGCATTTGATATATGCCAGCAGTTAGAGGCAACCACACTATCAGCCGACGAGCTATTTGATGATGGTAAAATCCGGCCACTAGAGACACCACCACAATCACCAAtatctcaacaaaataaaatctttcagAATACGTACTCTACTGAAAGGAGGAAAGGTCCAACAGAAACGATAAATGAGAAAacagaaaggaaaaaggaacagaagagagggagaggaaGAAACCCAGCCTTGTCGTCCTCAGCTTCCCGGAGAGCAGTAAGGTCGCTCTCCCCCAATAGAGTTTCTTCATCTCCATGGGATGAGAAACAGTTGAGGCTGACTCCAGGATCTCCTGCCACTGGTACCAATTCCAATACCACCTCATCTAAGGGTAGTAGAAGATGGAGACTAAGGGACCTGTTCCGCAGTGCATCCGAAGGACGGGGAACAGGAAAAGATCCTCTAAGGAAATATTCAACCGTACACAAGAAACCAGAAGAGGTCAAGCATATGAGCATCAAATTTAACCATAGCAGAAATGGACCAGTTTCAGTCTATGAGCcacatttttcattgaatAAAGCAGCATCAGAGGACAAGAAGAAGACTTTCCTGCCGTACA